A window from Brucella sp. BE17 encodes these proteins:
- a CDS encoding DUF1127 domain-containing protein: MSLPTILRQQLKSWMQYCENVRELQSCTDRELGDLGLSRDDIRRVAREAAYTHA; the protein is encoded by the coding sequence ATGAGCCTTCCGACCATCCTTCGTCAGCAGTTGAAGTCTTGGATGCAATATTGCGAGAATGTGCGCGAATTGCAAAGCTGCACCGATCGCGAGCTGGGCGATCTTGGCCTGAGCCGCGACGATATCCGACGCGTTGCACGCGAGGCAGCTTACACCCACGCCTGA
- a CDS encoding polysaccharide deacetylase family protein: protein MSVPILLYHQIDIPPRHKSPFRSMTVHPDRFRNQMAWLKRLGFQGLSLKDALPYIYGQKTGKVAVITFDDGFENVLRNAAPVLHEHGFTATNFFVANQVGGSNLWDQPGGVLPASCMDVAQLREWAKLGHEVGSHTLDHIFLPDADAGEAARQMTQSREKLQDMLGAAVTSFAYPYGGENAVVRQIAAEAGYDHAVTTEKRRTDANDDPFGIPRFTIRRNDIMLQFLRKLLIG from the coding sequence TTGTCAGTGCCAATATTGCTTTATCACCAGATCGATATTCCTCCGCGTCATAAATCGCCATTTCGCAGTATGACCGTGCATCCCGATCGCTTTCGCAACCAGATGGCATGGTTGAAACGGCTCGGTTTCCAGGGCCTGTCGCTGAAAGACGCCCTGCCCTACATTTATGGCCAGAAAACCGGCAAGGTTGCCGTCATCACCTTTGACGATGGTTTTGAGAACGTGTTGCGCAATGCTGCGCCAGTCCTGCACGAACACGGCTTCACCGCGACAAACTTCTTCGTCGCAAATCAGGTCGGCGGCTCCAATCTCTGGGATCAGCCAGGGGGCGTTTTACCCGCCAGCTGCATGGACGTCGCACAATTGCGGGAATGGGCAAAGCTCGGCCACGAGGTCGGCTCACACACACTCGATCATATCTTTCTACCAGATGCTGATGCCGGCGAGGCTGCGCGACAGATGACGCAATCACGCGAAAAGCTACAGGATATGCTGGGCGCGGCCGTCACCTCCTTCGCCTATCCATACGGAGGTGAAAATGCCGTAGTACGCCAGATCGCAGCAGAAGCCGGATACGACCATGCGGTGACGACCGAAAAGCGGCGCACTGATGCGAACGACGATCCGTTCGGTATTCCGCGCTTCACCATTCGCCGCAACGACATTATGCTGCAATTCCTGCGCAAGCTGCTTATCGGTTAA
- a CDS encoding SDR family oxidoreductase, with protein sequence MTTISLVTGASRGLGRNTALNIARHGGDVILTYRSGAEGAKTVVAEIEALGRKAVDLQLDTSDTSGFPAFADSVSSALASLWQRNDFDHLVNNAGHGEMADFAQTTEEQFDLLFNVHVKGVFFLTQTLLPLLANGGRIVNFSTGLTRVSFPGFAAYSAAKGAVEVMTRYMARGLGNRGITANTIAPGAIETDFLGGAVRDTPAYNEAFAAMTALGRVGLPDDIGPAVASLLGAGNRWVNAQRIEISGGQNI encoded by the coding sequence ATGACGACCATCTCACTTGTAACCGGCGCAAGCCGCGGCCTTGGCAGAAACACGGCGCTGAACATCGCCCGCCATGGCGGCGATGTGATCCTCACCTATCGTAGCGGCGCGGAAGGCGCCAAAACCGTGGTCGCGGAAATCGAGGCGCTGGGGCGCAAGGCTGTGGACCTGCAACTCGACACCAGCGACACTTCCGGCTTTCCGGCCTTTGCCGATAGTGTAAGCTCGGCACTCGCATCGCTCTGGCAACGCAATGACTTCGACCATCTCGTTAACAATGCAGGCCATGGCGAAATGGCGGATTTTGCCCAGACAACAGAAGAACAGTTCGATCTTTTGTTCAATGTCCATGTGAAGGGTGTGTTCTTTCTCACCCAAACCCTGCTGCCGCTTCTGGCCAATGGGGGGCGGATCGTGAATTTCTCCACCGGACTGACGCGCGTGTCCTTCCCCGGATTTGCCGCCTATTCAGCCGCCAAGGGTGCTGTGGAGGTGATGACACGCTATATGGCAAGAGGATTGGGCAACCGCGGCATCACCGCCAATACAATTGCGCCGGGCGCGATCGAAACCGATTTTCTGGGCGGTGCGGTTCGAGACACGCCAGCCTATAATGAAGCATTCGCAGCCATGACAGCCCTTGGCCGCGTCGGACTTCCCGACGATATTGGCCCTGCCGTCGCAAGCCTGCTTGGCGCGGGCAATCGCTGGGTCAACGCTCAGCGCATTGAAATATCGGGCGGCCAGAATATCTGA
- the hemA gene encoding 5-aminolevulinate synthase, translating to MDYRKFFEEAIDQLHAEKRYRVFADLERIVGRFPRAIWRNNGTPREITVWCSNDYLGMGHHADVIKAMCDTASNAGSGSGGTRNISGNNHPLVELETELADLHGKEAGLVFTSGFVSNEASISTIGRLLPNCLILSDELNHASMIEGVRRSGAEKKIFRHNDVAHLEQLLKNADHSRAKLIVFESVYSMDGDVAPIEQIADLADKYNAMTYIDEVHAVGMYGGRGGGITDRDGLAHRIDIIEGTLAKAFGAMGGYITGSRAIIDAVRSYAPGFIFTTSLPPAVAAAATASIRHLKVSQSERDGQQRQAQRTKDVLSAAGFPILASETHIVPILVGDPELCKKASDRLLDMHGIYIQPINYPTVPRGTERLRITPSPLHDDALIDGLKDALTEVWTALGIPFAEPAIPQVAQSGRVVPLMVSKAGG from the coding sequence ATGGACTATCGCAAGTTTTTTGAAGAAGCGATCGACCAGCTGCACGCCGAGAAACGTTACCGCGTTTTTGCCGATCTTGAACGCATCGTTGGACGTTTCCCCCGCGCTATCTGGCGGAACAATGGCACCCCCCGTGAAATCACTGTCTGGTGTTCCAATGATTATTTAGGCATGGGCCATCATGCCGATGTCATAAAAGCCATGTGCGACACGGCAAGCAATGCCGGGTCGGGTTCTGGCGGAACGCGCAATATATCAGGCAACAATCATCCGCTCGTCGAGCTGGAAACCGAACTCGCCGATCTGCATGGCAAGGAAGCAGGGCTCGTCTTCACGTCGGGTTTCGTCTCCAATGAAGCCTCGATCTCGACCATTGGCCGTCTTCTGCCCAACTGCCTCATCCTCTCCGACGAATTGAACCACGCCTCGATGATCGAGGGCGTGCGCCGTTCGGGTGCCGAGAAGAAGATTTTCCGTCACAATGACGTGGCTCATCTCGAACAGCTTTTGAAAAATGCCGATCACTCGCGCGCCAAGCTGATCGTATTCGAATCGGTCTATTCGATGGATGGTGATGTTGCACCAATCGAACAGATTGCCGATCTCGCCGACAAGTACAACGCCATGACCTATATCGATGAGGTCCATGCGGTCGGCATGTATGGCGGGCGTGGGGGCGGTATCACCGACCGCGACGGTCTTGCACATCGCATCGACATTATTGAAGGCACTCTTGCCAAGGCATTTGGTGCGATGGGTGGTTACATCACCGGCTCACGCGCCATCATCGACGCCGTACGCTCCTATGCGCCGGGCTTCATCTTCACCACCTCGCTGCCGCCTGCGGTTGCCGCAGCCGCCACAGCCTCGATCCGTCACCTGAAGGTCTCGCAGTCCGAACGCGACGGCCAGCAACGGCAAGCGCAACGCACCAAGGACGTGCTCTCGGCAGCGGGTTTTCCGATCCTGGCGTCTGAAACCCATATCGTGCCAATTCTGGTCGGCGATCCCGAGCTTTGCAAGAAGGCGAGCGATCGGCTTCTGGACATGCATGGCATCTATATCCAACCGATCAACTATCCGACCGTGCCGCGCGGCACCGAACGCCTTCGTATCACGCCATCGCCTCTGCATGATGATGCGCTGATTGATGGCCTCAAAGACGCGTTAACAGAAGTGTGGACCGCGCTCGGTATTCCTTTTGCCGAACCTGCCATACCGCAGGTGGCCCAGTCCGGGCGCGTGGTGCCGCTGATGGTCTCCAAGGCTGGCGGTTAA
- a CDS encoding glycosyltransferase family 2 protein codes for MKSAPSAMRYPASTPSGWDAYWHVPSLREFKLRWRHAQLSVSKKASDPRLKRTSGNFAPLREDDLPLVCVVRNAAPYLEAFLRYYREMGVTRFIMVDDMSEDGTGQMLAGAPDVDLFGSAMRYREADAGRVWRDALFDLYGRDRWYISVDSDEFFVFPRMHERSIRDFIEELTQNGMSRCLAPMIDMYPSGRLRDGIFEDDGTRYPFEVSCCFDGDGYTAKLERFGVAVRGGPRQRLFGRSMRLSKFPLLRVDKGTDYRRGSIHGPGPCLRNCLPATGALLHYRFSSRSLEEFRRIADEKSHAGESDHYRAILGNASFSEDLSLMYQGSLRYTGPELLVKYGFMADLKQIALNR; via the coding sequence ATGAAATCAGCACCATCGGCAATGCGTTATCCTGCTTCAACGCCGTCGGGCTGGGATGCCTATTGGCACGTCCCATCTCTGCGCGAGTTTAAGCTTCGCTGGCGGCACGCGCAGCTTTCTGTATCAAAGAAAGCTTCCGATCCTCGGCTCAAGCGCACATCCGGCAACTTTGCGCCGTTGCGCGAGGACGATCTGCCGCTGGTTTGTGTGGTGCGTAATGCCGCGCCGTATTTGGAGGCTTTCCTGCGTTATTATCGTGAGATGGGCGTCACCCGCTTTATCATGGTCGATGACATGTCTGAGGATGGCACAGGACAAATGCTGGCCGGAGCGCCCGACGTTGACCTTTTCGGCTCGGCCATGCGTTATCGCGAAGCGGATGCCGGTCGGGTCTGGCGCGATGCGTTGTTTGACCTTTATGGGCGCGACCGCTGGTATATCTCGGTCGACTCTGATGAGTTTTTCGTCTTTCCCCGTATGCACGAGCGCAGCATTCGTGATTTCATCGAGGAACTGACGCAGAACGGCATGTCGCGTTGCCTGGCACCAATGATCGATATGTATCCGTCAGGCCGGTTGCGCGATGGGATTTTCGAGGATGATGGAACACGCTATCCGTTCGAGGTTTCATGCTGTTTCGATGGCGATGGTTACACGGCCAAACTGGAGCGGTTTGGTGTTGCCGTACGTGGCGGGCCTCGACAGCGCCTTTTCGGGCGAAGCATGCGACTGTCAAAGTTCCCATTGCTTCGGGTAGATAAAGGCACCGACTATCGACGCGGCAGTATTCACGGTCCGGGTCCGTGCTTGCGAAATTGTCTGCCTGCGACTGGCGCGTTATTGCATTATCGTTTTTCGTCGCGTTCTCTGGAAGAGTTTCGCCGCATTGCTGATGAAAAAAGCCATGCTGGTGAATCGGATCATTACCGCGCTATCCTTGGCAATGCCAGCTTCTCCGAGGACCTGTCGTTGATGTATCAAGGCTCTCTGCGCTACACGGGACCGGAGCTTCTTGTAAAGTACGGCTTTATGGCGGATCTGAAACAGATAGCTCTTAACCGATAA
- a CDS encoding LrgB family protein → MFATSPLLANPLLATLFWSAATILLYLAAKRVYRRFTLWWLTPLAVTPLLLMALLIALNENYRSYFGATHWLVALLGPATVAFAIPIYQQRITIRRYWPVLLVGVVVGSSAAMGSAWGLAHLLGLNESISLSLMPRSMSTPFAMTVSGDIGGTPDLTAIFVVLTGVFGAALGELMLNWLPIRSALARGALFGMGAHGAGVAKAHQIGNEEGSIAGLVMVLVGLVNVLAAPFIASFL, encoded by the coding sequence ATGTTCGCAACTAGCCCGCTTCTGGCAAACCCGCTTCTAGCGACATTGTTCTGGTCGGCGGCGACCATCCTGCTTTATCTTGCGGCAAAGCGGGTCTATCGTCGCTTTACCTTATGGTGGTTGACGCCGCTTGCCGTAACACCGCTTCTACTGATGGCGTTGCTGATCGCGCTCAATGAAAACTATCGCAGCTATTTTGGCGCAACTCACTGGCTGGTTGCCTTGCTGGGTCCGGCAACGGTCGCGTTTGCCATTCCGATTTACCAGCAGCGTATAACGATCCGCCGTTACTGGCCAGTTCTACTAGTCGGTGTGGTGGTCGGAAGCTCTGCCGCCATGGGTTCGGCCTGGGGGCTGGCGCATCTTCTGGGTCTGAATGAATCCATCAGCTTAAGTCTCATGCCACGCTCGATGAGCACGCCTTTCGCCATGACCGTTTCTGGCGATATTGGCGGCACGCCGGACCTGACGGCGATTTTCGTCGTGCTGACCGGCGTATTCGGCGCTGCCCTTGGTGAACTCATGCTCAACTGGCTGCCGATCCGCTCGGCGCTTGCGCGGGGTGCACTTTTCGGCATGGGTGCGCATGGCGCAGGCGTCGCCAAGGCGCACCAGATCGGTAATGAGGAAGGTTCAATTGCCGGTCTGGTGATGGTGCTGGTTGGGTTGGTGAATGTTCTCGCGGCACCCTTCATTGCGAGTTTCCTGTAA
- a CDS encoding AraC family transcriptional regulator: MEQLLLDITRRYADACADEYGVARTPVPGLTILREIAPSALQYAISRPLVALVLQGSKRVSMGNRTFDFGAGDSLLITADVPTVSQITQASRNAPYYSLVIDLDIAMIEGLVSEIEAVPTANDQPIHVDPTEMAVADTALRLLRLLDRPTAMTVLQGQLNRELHFWLLSGRHGAAIRKLGLAESYAQRVGRAVALIRENFDQPLRVGHLADAVGMSPSSFHEHFRSVTSLTPLQFQKQLRLIEARRMMVSEGAMISNAAYAVGYESLSQFTREYGRLFGLPPARDMRALKSRLQSAA; the protein is encoded by the coding sequence ATGGAACAACTCCTGCTTGATATCACACGCCGCTATGCGGATGCTTGTGCCGATGAATACGGTGTTGCCCGCACACCCGTCCCGGGCTTGACGATCCTGCGCGAGATTGCGCCGAGTGCACTGCAATATGCGATCTCCAGACCTCTGGTGGCGCTGGTGCTTCAGGGTAGCAAGCGTGTGAGTATGGGCAACCGGACATTTGATTTTGGCGCAGGCGATTCTCTCCTGATCACCGCTGATGTACCGACAGTGAGCCAGATCACGCAGGCGAGCCGCAATGCACCCTATTATTCGCTGGTCATTGATCTTGATATTGCGATGATCGAGGGGCTCGTCAGCGAAATTGAGGCTGTGCCTACAGCAAACGATCAGCCGATTCACGTCGATCCGACAGAGATGGCGGTGGCGGATACAGCACTCCGCCTGCTTCGGTTATTGGACAGGCCTACGGCCATGACCGTCTTACAAGGACAATTGAACCGCGAACTGCATTTCTGGTTGCTGTCCGGTCGTCATGGCGCAGCCATTCGCAAGCTTGGATTGGCGGAAAGCTATGCGCAGCGCGTGGGGCGGGCAGTCGCCTTGATTCGCGAGAATTTTGACCAGCCGCTTCGCGTCGGGCATCTTGCCGATGCGGTAGGGATGAGTCCCTCTTCGTTTCATGAGCATTTTCGGTCAGTCACATCGCTGACGCCATTGCAATTTCAAAAGCAGCTCCGCTTGATCGAGGCGCGTCGGATGATGGTGTCGGAGGGGGCGATGATCAGCAACGCCGCCTATGCGGTGGGTTACGAAAGCCTGTCACAGTTTACGCGTGAATATGGCCGCTTGTTTGGCCTGCCCCCCGCCCGTGACATGCGGGCGTTAAAAAGCCGACTGCAGTCGGCTGCTTAG
- a CDS encoding pyridoxal phosphate-dependent aminotransferase: MTFMTNLRREAVEAPTSGIMAVANYGRGREGIIPLWVGEGDLPTPDFIRDAASASIAKGETFYTWQSGIPELRQALANYHARHFPRMEFKSDNFFVTGSGMHAIEIAIKATTGPGEEAIYLSPAWPNFVGAASVAGAKPVAVELDFGANGWVLDPEKIAAAITPRTRALFINTPSNPTGWTADMETLRFILNLAREKGLWIIADEIYSHFYYGGGRAPSFMDIMEPDDRIIFVNSFSKNWAMTGWRVGWLNVHTQLSPVIQKLIQYSNSGVAHFMQRGAVAALDQGDDFVAMQVERARVARDRLCATLQATGKVRLSPPQGAFYLFFGVDGVEDSARAAIELIDSVNVGLAPGPAFGRGGEGFFRLCFCRDPHQIDEAANRFVEWIEGL, encoded by the coding sequence ATGACATTCATGACCAATTTGCGCCGCGAGGCTGTGGAAGCCCCGACCAGCGGCATCATGGCTGTAGCCAATTACGGACGCGGTCGCGAGGGAATCATTCCACTCTGGGTGGGCGAGGGTGATCTGCCGACGCCTGATTTCATTCGCGATGCGGCGAGCGCGAGTATCGCCAAGGGTGAAACCTTCTATACGTGGCAGTCGGGTATTCCCGAATTGCGTCAGGCGCTGGCAAATTATCATGCGCGTCATTTCCCGCGCATGGAGTTTAAAAGCGATAATTTTTTCGTCACCGGATCGGGCATGCACGCCATCGAGATTGCTATCAAAGCGACGACGGGGCCGGGCGAAGAAGCGATTTATCTTTCGCCCGCATGGCCTAATTTTGTCGGTGCAGCAAGCGTTGCAGGGGCGAAACCTGTTGCGGTCGAATTGGATTTCGGTGCCAATGGCTGGGTGCTTGACCCGGAAAAGATTGCCGCAGCCATTACCCCGCGCACGCGCGCGCTGTTCATCAATACGCCATCCAATCCGACCGGCTGGACGGCGGATATGGAGACGCTGCGCTTCATTCTCAATCTGGCGCGTGAAAAAGGCTTGTGGATCATCGCCGATGAAATCTATAGCCATTTTTACTATGGCGGCGGACGTGCGCCATCCTTCATGGATATCATGGAGCCGGATGATCGCATCATTTTTGTCAATTCCTTTTCCAAAAACTGGGCCATGACCGGCTGGCGCGTTGGTTGGCTCAATGTGCATACGCAATTGAGCCCTGTGATCCAGAAGCTCATTCAATATTCCAATTCAGGCGTTGCCCATTTTATGCAGCGCGGAGCAGTTGCAGCGCTTGATCAGGGCGACGATTTTGTCGCAATGCAGGTCGAGCGGGCGCGTGTGGCGCGTGATCGTCTCTGTGCCACCTTGCAGGCAACCGGCAAGGTGCGCTTGTCGCCGCCGCAAGGAGCTTTCTATCTGTTCTTTGGTGTCGATGGTGTTGAGGATTCGGCCCGAGCAGCGATTGAGCTGATTGATAGCGTCAATGTCGGTCTTGCACCGGGACCGGCTTTTGGTCGGGGCGGCGAAGGCTTTTTCCGCCTTTGCTTCTGCCGCGATCCGCACCAGATCGATGAGGCCGCAAATCGGTTCGTTGAATGGATCGAAGGTCTATAA
- the mscL gene encoding large conductance mechanosensitive channel protein MscL produces the protein MLKEFREFALKGNMVDLAIGVIIGGAFGGLVNSVVNDIIMPIIGLITGGIDFSNMFIQLAGTPQTTLAAAREAGATVAYGNFVTLLINFLIIAWVLFLVVKGMNRMKKKQQEEPVAEQELPREEVLLTEIRDLLATKK, from the coding sequence ATGTTGAAAGAATTCCGGGAGTTTGCTCTCAAAGGCAACATGGTCGATCTGGCTATCGGTGTCATCATTGGCGGCGCGTTCGGTGGGCTCGTCAATTCGGTGGTCAACGACATTATCATGCCGATTATCGGCCTGATCACTGGCGGTATCGATTTCTCAAATATGTTCATCCAGTTGGCTGGCACTCCGCAGACAACGCTTGCTGCCGCGCGTGAAGCCGGTGCAACCGTTGCCTATGGTAATTTCGTGACCCTTTTGATCAACTTCCTGATCATTGCCTGGGTGCTGTTCCTTGTCGTCAAGGGCATGAACCGTATGAAGAAGAAGCAGCAGGAAGAGCCTGTCGCCGAGCAGGAACTGCCGCGTGAAGAAGTGCTTCTCACCGAAATCCGTGATCTTTTGGCTACCAAGAAATAA
- a CDS encoding CidA/LrgA family protein, whose product MKLSRSAHNLAVRFRYALHHSRMMQIATLTGFWLMGEAVVRLSGLPLPGGIVGMVLVLLLLLSGRISLFSMKRGAEWFLAEMLLFFVPAVLAVLEHRELIGMLGLKIMAVILIGTLTVMSVTALTVDLCYRWSLRYVRN is encoded by the coding sequence ATGAAACTCTCCAGAAGTGCCCATAATCTTGCTGTTCGCTTTCGTTATGCGCTCCATCACAGCCGTATGATGCAAATTGCGACACTAACAGGCTTCTGGCTTATGGGCGAAGCTGTGGTCCGGCTCTCCGGCTTGCCTTTGCCCGGCGGCATCGTCGGCATGGTGCTGGTGCTCTTGTTGTTGTTGAGCGGGCGCATCAGCCTGTTCAGCATGAAGCGCGGCGCGGAATGGTTTTTGGCTGAAATGCTTTTGTTCTTCGTGCCTGCGGTTCTGGCGGTGCTTGAGCATCGCGAGTTGATTGGCATGCTGGGGCTGAAAATCATGGCGGTCATCCTCATCGGCACGCTGACGGTGATGAGCGTGACCGCGCTCACGGTAGATCTCTGCTACCGTTGGAGCCTACGCTATGTTCGCAACTAG
- a CDS encoding glycosyltransferase: MTEPLRIFIGWDSREPIAYEVAKASALKHASIPLDIVPIKLQDLVDQGAYTRDVDPLASTEFTYSRFFTPWLAGYKGWALFCDCDFLFLGDIAGLKSFNDPSKAVYCVQHDYQPKDSVKMDGKVQTSYPRKNWSSCMLFNCEHPSTRKLTPELVNSESGAYLHRMQWAADDEIGALPTDYNWLEGWNEKPETGTPKVVHYTRGGPWFKDWQDVEYADLWRAEADAVQPGWKPL, translated from the coding sequence ATGACTGAACCATTACGCATTTTCATCGGATGGGATTCACGCGAACCCATTGCCTACGAAGTCGCGAAGGCATCGGCCCTGAAACACGCGTCCATCCCGCTCGACATCGTGCCGATCAAGTTACAGGATCTGGTGGATCAGGGTGCCTATACGCGCGATGTCGATCCGCTGGCCTCAACCGAATTCACCTATTCGCGCTTTTTTACCCCCTGGCTTGCCGGCTATAAGGGATGGGCACTTTTCTGCGATTGCGATTTTCTATTCCTGGGCGATATTGCCGGATTGAAATCCTTCAATGATCCTTCCAAGGCTGTTTACTGCGTCCAGCACGACTACCAGCCGAAAGACAGCGTCAAGATGGACGGCAAAGTGCAGACGAGTTACCCGCGCAAGAACTGGTCTTCGTGCATGTTGTTCAATTGTGAACATCCCTCAACGCGCAAGCTGACGCCTGAACTGGTCAATAGCGAATCCGGTGCCTATCTGCACCGCATGCAATGGGCAGCAGACGACGAAATCGGCGCATTGCCGACCGATTACAACTGGCTTGAAGGCTGGAACGAGAAGCCAGAAACCGGTACGCCCAAGGTCGTCCACTATACGCGCGGCGGTCCATGGTTCAAGGATTGGCAGGATGTCGAATATGCCGATCTGTGGCGCGCAGAAGCCGATGCCGTGCAACCCGGCTGGAAGCCACTTTAA
- a CDS encoding glycosyltransferase family 25 protein — MNETLHDTLSPDGPQRSVKAFIIHLARATDRRAQVMRLIKSLPVEAEIIDAVDGKTLSAERVSQVYRRSLHRPRYPFALGITEIACFLSHRKAWQAIIDQNLDAGLVLEDDVELTEQFPASFRAALQIADSKTFIRLPFRERESGREVLVIDATRVIAPVPVGLGMVAQLVGRDAARKLLAATEVFDRPVDTTAQMNWVTGLTPLSVLPGGVREISANLGGSTIQKSRTLPDKLRREILRPIYRWRIKRRSSIF, encoded by the coding sequence ATGAACGAAACGCTTCATGACACACTATCGCCGGACGGGCCGCAACGGTCCGTCAAGGCATTCATCATCCACCTGGCGCGCGCGACCGACCGCCGTGCGCAGGTGATGCGCCTGATCAAAAGTCTGCCTGTCGAGGCAGAGATTATCGATGCTGTAGACGGTAAAACGCTTTCAGCTGAAAGGGTCTCGCAGGTTTACAGGCGTTCGCTGCACCGTCCGCGCTATCCCTTCGCACTCGGCATCACCGAAATTGCGTGTTTTCTTTCGCATCGCAAGGCATGGCAAGCGATCATCGACCAGAATCTTGACGCCGGACTGGTTCTTGAAGACGATGTCGAACTGACCGAGCAATTCCCGGCGTCATTTCGGGCCGCACTTCAAATAGCAGACAGCAAAACCTTCATTCGCCTGCCATTTCGTGAACGCGAGAGTGGCCGTGAAGTGCTCGTTATTGACGCAACGCGTGTCATCGCGCCCGTACCGGTCGGACTTGGCATGGTAGCGCAACTGGTCGGGCGCGACGCTGCGCGCAAACTCCTTGCTGCCACGGAAGTCTTCGACCGGCCGGTCGACACCACGGCACAGATGAACTGGGTGACGGGCCTGACGCCTCTTTCCGTCCTGCCGGGCGGTGTCCGCGAAATTTCCGCCAATCTTGGCGGCAGCACTATTCAGAAGTCCCGCACTCTGCCCGATAAGCTGAGGCGGGAAATTCTTCGCCCCATATATCGCTGGAGAATAAAGCGCCGCTCAAGCATATTTTAG
- a CDS encoding LysR family transcriptional regulator produces the protein MNLRSFQAFAEVVRQGGFSAAARAINATQSTVSKAVKQLEEEMGLTLLDRDTSPPRLTVAGEIVYRRALNMLTEKDDMLAELDELRGLKRGLLRLGLPPIGSSVLFAPLFAAFTKLYPEIDIQLVEHGSKRLEELLLAGDVELAASLLPVEDSFEWQDVRCEPVVALLPAGHCSAKTESVTLEAIARLPFILFESGFALNHIILDACHQHGVTPHVAVRSSQIDFIVELVAAGMGVGFLPQMIAEQRPHPGVSIRKITDASVNWHMALIWRKGAFLSHAARAWLALATTSTPLHTS, from the coding sequence ATGAATTTGAGAAGTTTTCAGGCTTTTGCAGAAGTGGTGCGTCAGGGCGGTTTTTCGGCTGCCGCGCGCGCAATCAATGCAACCCAATCCACCGTCAGCAAGGCGGTAAAACAACTGGAGGAGGAGATGGGGCTTACCCTTCTCGACCGCGACACCTCCCCGCCGCGTCTGACCGTTGCCGGTGAGATCGTTTATCGCCGCGCCCTCAACATGCTGACTGAGAAGGACGATATGCTGGCGGAGCTGGACGAGCTGCGCGGGCTTAAACGCGGCCTTTTGCGCCTTGGCCTGCCCCCCATCGGCTCCAGTGTGTTGTTTGCACCACTTTTTGCCGCCTTCACCAAGCTTTATCCGGAGATTGATATCCAGCTTGTCGAGCACGGCAGCAAGCGGCTGGAAGAGTTGCTGCTTGCGGGTGATGTCGAGCTTGCCGCCTCGCTTCTGCCGGTCGAAGACAGTTTTGAATGGCAGGATGTGCGTTGCGAACCGGTGGTGGCACTGCTTCCCGCAGGACACTGCAGCGCGAAGACCGAAAGCGTCACGCTTGAGGCTATCGCACGCCTGCCCTTTATCCTGTTTGAAAGCGGTTTCGCGCTTAATCATATCATCCTCGATGCCTGTCATCAGCACGGTGTCACACCGCATGTGGCCGTACGCTCCAGCCAGATCGACTTTATCGTCGAGCTGGTCGCAGCCGGCATGGGCGTCGGCTTCCTGCCGCAGATGATTGCCGAACAAAGACCACACCCTGGCGTGAGCATTCGCAAAATCACCGACGCCTCGGTCAACTGGCACATGGCGCTCATCTGGCGCAAAGGCGCATTCCTGTCCCATGCCGCGCGGGCATGGCTTGCGCTTGCAACAACCTCAACACCTCTCCATACGTCTTGA